The following DNA comes from Cedecea neteri.
ACCCAACAATGCTGATAATAAAAATACGCTTTCGGCCATATTTATCCGCCAGCGTCCCCGTGGCCATCAGCACCGCCGTGCAGGAGAGCGTGTAAGCATTCATGATCCACTGCAGTTCACGGAAATTGGCCTGCATCTGCTTTTCCAGCACCGGCAGGATGACCGGGACGCTGGATATTTCCAGGCCCGACATCAACGCGGCTAAACAAACCGCCATCAGCGCTAAGAGATTTTTCATACTGATTTCCTGCAAAACGTTAAGAAGATGCCAGCATGAAAGATTCCGGGTGGAGTAGAAATCGACGCTCAGGTCAGATATCGTCAAGATCGTGCCATTTTTAGAGACAGGACAACCATGCCAGGCATCTCTTCAGATCAAGACCGCGCTTTTAGACCTAAAAATAGACGGCTGGTTGTGCTGGCCTATCAGTGCCTCTGCACATTTGAGTTCGGGATTGCCGTCGAAGCTTTTGGCCGCGTGGACGAAGTGCTCGGCCAGCCTCTCTATGACTTGCGCGTCGCGTCGTTAGAAAAGGGCGTTTTTGACGCTCAGGGCGGCGTACGTTTAGTGGTGGATGGCGGACTGGAGCTGCTGGAAGACGCCGGAACAATTGTCATCCCCGGCTGGCGCAATGTCTTTGAACCGGCCCCGGAGCCGCTGATTGCCGCCTTACAACGCGCTCATCAAAACGGTTCCCGCATAGTGTCGATTTGCGCCGGCAGCTTTATTCTCTGCGAAACAGGATTACTGGACGGCAAGCGAGCCACCGCCCACTGGAACAGCACCGAGATACTCGCGAGCAGGTTCCCTGCGGTGCAGGTAGAGCACAGCATGATCTACGTCGATGAGGGCAGCCTGATCACCTCCGCAGGCGGCGCCGCGGGGGTTGATCTCTGCCTGCATCTTATTCGTCGTGATTACGGGATTGAAATCGCCAACCGGACTGCACAGCGCATGATTACGCCCCCGTTACGGGAAGGCAGCCAGGCACAGTGGGTCCAACAGCCCGTTCCTAAACGCAGCACCAAAAGTCTGGCGCCGTTGCTGGACGACTTGCGCCACCATCTCAATGCGCCCCTGGTGATTGAACAGTTAGCCAGGCAAGCGGGCATGAGCCGCCGAACCTTCATCCGCCGGTTCAAAGATGCCACCGGCACCACGCCGGGCGAGTGGATGCTCAGCCTCCGGCTGGAAAAGGCTTGTGCGCTGCTGGAAAGCGAGAAACTCAGCATTGACCAGGTGGCAGAACAGTCTGGATTCGGCTCTGCGGAAACACTCCGGCATCATTTCAGGCTGCGTTTTAAAACCACGCCCACACAGTGGCGCAAAGCCTTCAAGGCCCGAACATGCTTACCCGTTTCTGAATAGATAAAAAATAAGGCAGGAAACGCTGAATGAGGCGGGCAGCAAGGCTGCCACCCGCCAGAGGCACGATTAGAAATCGTAGCGCAGACGAACCAGGTTCATGTCGCCCAGGTTGTCGGTGCTGGAGGTGAAGACGTGCTCGTAGTCCACCTGGAAGCCGTAATCCAGCTTGAAGCTCACGCCCACACCGTTGTCGATGCGCTGGTAGCTGCGGCCGGTCACGTACTGCAGACGGTCACCCATGAAGTATGGCTGTACGGATTTCACCGCGTACTGGCCAACCGGGATGGTGTAACCCGCAAAGTACTCGATGCCCCACGCGTCGCCGGAGAAGTAGTTGTTCACGTCTTTCAGCTTGGTGGTCAGGAAGTTCTGGTACCAGCCGCCGCCGAAGCTGAACGTCCAGTTGTCCGGTTTCCAGCTCAGCGCCGTACCGTAGATGTTCTGGTTGTAAGACTTGCTGTCGCCGTCGTTCGGGTTACGCATATCGGCACGGGTGTAGTTCCATGCGGTACCCCAGGTCAGGTCTTTGGTGATGTGGTAATCCACACCCAGAGAGCCGCCGCCTTTACGCTTGTAGCGCATGCCGTTGGTGGCACGGATGTCGTGATCTTCAAACAGGTAAGAAGCATACACGTCCGCATCGCCGAAGGTGTTTTTGTACTTCAGCATGTTGCGGGAACGGTAAGAACCGTCGTAGTCGCCGTTCATGCCGTTACCTGGAGCCTGACCGATCATGTCGTAGTCCCAGATATCGGTTTTCGCGCCAACCACATCATAGTAGATGCTGTTTTGCTGGCCGTAGGTCAGCTGACCCCAGGTTTTGCTTTTCAGACCGGTGTACAGCATACGGCGAGTGGTATTGTTCGCGCCTTCTGCATAGTGGTTGTCCCACTCGAAGACCGCCGGAATATTCACGCCCAGCTCGTAATAGCTGATCCAGCTAATATCATCGAACAGATAATAATCAGCCGCGAAGCGGAAACGGGTGCCGCCGTCAAAGCCATTACGTTTGTAAGAGCCTTTATCGCCGTCGCCGGACATCATATTAAACTGTGGACGAATACTGCCGCCCACGGTGAAATTGAGGCGGCTGAGCGGGTTACCGGCCTGCGGATCTTGCTTCAGGACGGTGATTTCTGCGTTAGCAGCGAAAGATGCCATACCTGCAAGCAGGCCAGCCCCAATCAGTAATGGTAAAGCGCGCAAATTTGCTTTCATGTGGATCCCTAGTAACCATATTTATTATAAGCGGGGGCATATTAACGCTTATTAAGTCCGATTTCTGAGGGATTTTTATTAATTCGTGCGGTTATCTATCAGTCTTTTCTTAATAGATATTAAAAAAACATCAATAAATGCAGAAAATATGTTCTAACGCAATAAATAGCGAAATATAACAGAGTTTATAGCGGTAGCCGGGCATCCCTGCCCGACCTCCTCAGACGACAAACTGGCGGAACAGCGCCTTCCCTTTCAGTAACCGAACGCCCAGCCACCCGCCGCAAAGCGACAGCAATACCGCCCCGGTGACCGGCAGCACGATCCACAGGCGCAAATCCGGCTCCCACGGGAAATCGAACACTCGCGTTTGCAGCACGCCAAGCGCCGTTTCCGCGCCGATGGCCGCCACCAGGCCGGACACCAGCCCCAGCACGGCAAACTCGCACCACAGCGTGGTTCTGAGCAGCTTTTTACCCGCGCCCAGCGTGCGGTAAACCACCAGTTCCTGATGGCGCTGACGCATACCCACCTGCACCTGAGCCAGCAACAGCAGCAGGCCACAGGCGGTCACCAGCACAACCATCACTTCAAGCGCACGACTGACCTGCTCCAGCACCTGGCCGATTTGTTTCAGGATGGCCCCAATATCCAGCAGGCTGACGGTCGGGAACTCGCGGTTAAGCTGGGTCAGCAGGCCGTTATTCCCCTCCCAGCGGAAGCTGGTGAGCCAACTCTGCGGCTGCCCGTCCAGCGCGCCCGGCGGGAAGATAAAGTAGAAGTTTGGCCGCAGGCTTTCCCAGTCCACTTTGCGCAGGCTGGTGACCTTCGCGGTGAAGTCCTGGGTATCCCCCATAAAGGTCACGCTGTCGCCGAGTTTAATGTTCAGGCGTTTCGCCACGCCGTCATCCATCGACACTTCCCCGGCCTTCGGCGGCCAGCTTCCCGCCAGGATAGGGTTATGATCCGGCTTCTGGCTCTGCCAGGTCAGATTTAGCTCACGGTTCAGCGCCTCATCCGGGTTGCCCTCGGTAGACTGGCCGTTAATCGCCGTCATGCGCGCCCGCACAATCGGATAGAACGACTCCGGGATCACCTGATGGTCGGCAAGGAAGGTTTTCACCGGCTGAACCTGCTCCGGCGCAATGTTCACCAGGAAGTAGTTCGGGCTTTCCGGCGGCAGCTGTTGCTGCCATCTGTCCAGCAAATCCCCCCGCAGCACTAACAGCAATGCCAGCAGCATAAACGACAGCGAGAACGCCGCCAGTTGGCTGAGCGTCGCCCACGGCTGGCGCAGCAGGCGGTTAACCGCCAGGCGCAGGGCCAGGTTTTTCAGCGTCAGCTTTTTCAGCAGCTTCAGGACGCCCCAGCCGACCAGGCCACACAGCGCCGCGAGTACCAGCGTGCCCGCCAGCACCGCCCACAGCAGCGAACTGCCGCCCATTAGCAACGCCAGCAGCAACACCACCACCACGCTGATAACCGGCAGATAAATTTTCAGCGGCCAGACGTTGGCCACGGCGTCACGGCGCAGGACGCGCAATGGCTGAGTGGCCAGCAGTAACCGATACGGACGCAGCCCCACCAACACGGAGATTGTCACCATCGCGCCGATAGCCCACACCCACGGCCACAGGCTCGCTGGCGGCAGCGCGGCAGGCAGCACCGGCTTCAACAGTTGCATCAGCGCGGCTTCGAACAGCAGCCCAACGGCACCTCCGGCAATGGCCGAGAGCACCAGCACCATCAGCCACTGGCCGATAATCAGTTTACGCAGCGCCGCCCTGCCCGCGCCCAGCGTTTTCAGGATCGCCACCAGGTCATAGCGGCTGCGGCAGTAATGACTCATCGCCACGGCAATCGCGGCCACGGCCAGCAGCAATGTCAGCAGGGCGGAAAGCAGCAGGAACTGCTGAGAACGCTCCAGGGATTTGCCCAGCGCACCTTCGTCCTGCTCCATGCCGATCCAGCGCTGCTCCGGCTTCAGCTTCGGCAGCAGGTAGTTTTCATACTGCAGCAGTTGCTGAGGGTTGCCGCCAAACTTGTAGCGCCAGCTAATGCGGCTGCCCGGCTGCACCGCCCCGGTTTTCTCAACGTCAGCCAGGTTCATCATCAGGCGCGGCGCAATCTGGAACGGGTTAAACCCGGCGTCCGGCTCCTGAATCACCTGCCCGATAATACGCAGCGTGGCGTCGCCCACGTCAATGTTGTCGCCCACTTTCAGGTTGAGCAACTCCAGCAGGCGCGGTGCCAGCAGCGCGGTGCCCGGCTCAGGCTTCAGGCCCGGCGGGTTGGTTTCCAGCTCGCCGTACATCGGGTACACGCCGTCGACCGCTTTCACATCAGCCAACTGAGGCGTATCCCCGGCAAAAGTCATGGTGGCGAAGCTCAGCTGTTTGCCGACCTTTAAGCCATCACTTTGGGCCTGAGTCAGCCATTCGTCCGGAACGGCGCGGGCGCTGCGCAACGTCCGGTCGCCCGCCATATACTCGCGGCTTTGCTGACTGAGGCCTTTTTCCATTCTGTCGCTGATGCTGCCAAGCGCCAGTACGCAGGCCACCGCCAGGCTAAGCGCCAGCCAGACAATCAGCAGCGAGGGAGAGCGCCACTCGCGCCAGAACCAGCGGGCTATCATGCTTCCTCCCACAGTTTGCCTTCGCGCAGCCGCAGGCGGCGGTCGCAGCGTGCCGCCAGCTGTTCATCGTGGGTGACGAGGATCAGCGTGGTGGCGAAATCACGGTTGAGGGAAAACAGCAGGTCGGCAATGCGGTCGCCGGTTTGCCTGTCGAGGTTACCGGTGGGTTCATCGGCAAACAGCACGCCCGGCTTACCGTTAAACGCGCGAGCCAGCGCCACGCGTTGCTGCTCGCCCCCGGAGAGTTGGGCTGGCAGGTGATCGAGGCGTTTACCTAAGCCCAGTTGTTCCAGCAGCGCTTTGGCCTGCGCCCGGCTGGCCGAGCTGTTTTCACCTCGCAGCAGCGAAGGAAGCTCCACGTTTTCCAGAGCATTAAGGGTGGGCACCAGCATAAAGGACTGAAACACAAAGCCGACGTTCTTTGCACGCAGCG
Coding sequences within:
- a CDS encoding helix-turn-helix domain-containing protein, yielding MPGISSDQDRAFRPKNRRLVVLAYQCLCTFEFGIAVEAFGRVDEVLGQPLYDLRVASLEKGVFDAQGGVRLVVDGGLELLEDAGTIVIPGWRNVFEPAPEPLIAALQRAHQNGSRIVSICAGSFILCETGLLDGKRATAHWNSTEILASRFPAVQVEHSMIYVDEGSLITSAGGAAGVDLCLHLIRRDYGIEIANRTAQRMITPPLREGSQAQWVQQPVPKRSTKSLAPLLDDLRHHLNAPLVIEQLARQAGMSRRTFIRRFKDATGTTPGEWMLSLRLEKACALLESEKLSIDQVAEQSGFGSAETLRHHFRLRFKTTPTQWRKAFKARTCLPVSE
- a CDS encoding porin; this encodes MKANLRALPLLIGAGLLAGMASFAANAEITVLKQDPQAGNPLSRLNFTVGGSIRPQFNMMSGDGDKGSYKRNGFDGGTRFRFAADYYLFDDISWISYYELGVNIPAVFEWDNHYAEGANNTTRRMLYTGLKSKTWGQLTYGQQNSIYYDVVGAKTDIWDYDMIGQAPGNGMNGDYDGSYRSRNMLKYKNTFGDADVYASYLFEDHDIRATNGMRYKRKGGGSLGVDYHITKDLTWGTAWNYTRADMRNPNDGDSKSYNQNIYGTALSWKPDNWTFSFGGGWYQNFLTTKLKDVNNYFSGDAWGIEYFAGYTIPVGQYAVKSVQPYFMGDRLQYVTGRSYQRIDNGVGVSFKLDYGFQVDYEHVFTSSTDNLGDMNLVRLRYDF
- the ybbP gene encoding putative ABC transporter permease subunit YbbP — its product is MIARWFWREWRSPSLLIVWLALSLAVACVLALGSISDRMEKGLSQQSREYMAGDRTLRSARAVPDEWLTQAQSDGLKVGKQLSFATMTFAGDTPQLADVKAVDGVYPMYGELETNPPGLKPEPGTALLAPRLLELLNLKVGDNIDVGDATLRIIGQVIQEPDAGFNPFQIAPRLMMNLADVEKTGAVQPGSRISWRYKFGGNPQQLLQYENYLLPKLKPEQRWIGMEQDEGALGKSLERSQQFLLLSALLTLLLAVAAIAVAMSHYCRSRYDLVAILKTLGAGRAALRKLIIGQWLMVLVLSAIAGGAVGLLFEAALMQLLKPVLPAALPPASLWPWVWAIGAMVTISVLVGLRPYRLLLATQPLRVLRRDAVANVWPLKIYLPVISVVVVLLLALLMGGSSLLWAVLAGTLVLAALCGLVGWGVLKLLKKLTLKNLALRLAVNRLLRQPWATLSQLAAFSLSFMLLALLLVLRGDLLDRWQQQLPPESPNYFLVNIAPEQVQPVKTFLADHQVIPESFYPIVRARMTAINGQSTEGNPDEALNRELNLTWQSQKPDHNPILAGSWPPKAGEVSMDDGVAKRLNIKLGDSVTFMGDTQDFTAKVTSLRKVDWESLRPNFYFIFPPGALDGQPQSWLTSFRWEGNNGLLTQLNREFPTVSLLDIGAILKQIGQVLEQVSRALEVMVVLVTACGLLLLLAQVQVGMRQRHQELVVYRTLGAGKKLLRTTLWCEFAVLGLVSGLVAAIGAETALGVLQTRVFDFPWEPDLRLWIVLPVTGAVLLSLCGGWLGVRLLKGKALFRQFVV
- the ybbA gene encoding putative ABC transporter ATP-binding protein YbbA, with translation MPAENIVEVHHLSKSVGQGEHELSILTGVELVVKPAETIALIGESGSGKSTLLAILAGLDDGTDGEVNLCGQPLHSMDEEARAALRAKNVGFVFQSFMLVPTLNALENVELPSLLRGENSSASRAQAKALLEQLGLGKRLDHLPAQLSGGEQQRVALARAFNGKPGVLFADEPTGNLDRQTGDRIADLLFSLNRDFATTLILVTHDEQLAARCDRRLRLREGKLWEEA